Below is a genomic region from Spirosoma radiotolerans.
ATGGTAGAGTTGCACAAACTTTACGTCTTTTTCGACCAGCTTACGGGCCAAAAGGCAGTTGGCGGCAAACGTACCGGGTTTACGGCTGTCGGGCCCATACATATCGAAAATATAATCGGGTTCTTTCGAAATATCGAGTGTTTCGGGTACCGAAGTCTGCATTCGATAGGCCATTTCGTACTGAGCCATTCGGTTATTGATTTCCGGGTCGAGCACGTGCTTATATTGCTCCTGATGCAGTTTGGTCAGGTAATCGAGCATTCGCCGACGGCTGGTTTTGTCGACACCCGGCGGATTATTGAGGTAATAGACTGGATCTGGCCCCGACCGAAATACCACCCCCTGATGCACGGATGGCAGAAACCCATTGCTCCAGAGCTTGGCATACAACGGCTGATCGCCATCGCGTCCTTTGGAAAGGAGCACCACAAAAGCAGGCAGATTCTGATTATCGGAACCTAGACCGTAGCTGATCCACGAGCCAAAACTGGGTCGTCCGGCCTGTTGGCTTCCTGTTTGGAAGAAGGTGACGGCTGGATCATGATTGATGGCCTCGGTATGCAGGGAGCGAACAAACGTTAGGTCACCAGCAATGCGGGCTGTATGCGGCAACAATTCACTAAGCCACATCTGGCCAGGTCCATACTGCGCAAATTTATATTTCGACGCAGCCAGCGGAAAACGGCTCTGTCCCGCACTCATGCCCGTCAGGCGTTGACCATTGCGTACGGAAGCGGGTAAATCCTGCCCCCACATGGTTTCGAGTTTCGGCTTGTAATCGAACAACTCCAATTGCGAAGGTGCTCCACTTTGAAATAGGTAAATAACCCGCTTCACTTTCGGAGGGAAGTGCGGCTTACCCACGGCGGGGTTCTCTCCGGGCGCGGACGAACCACCAAACAGCTTTGTTGGATTGAGCAGCGAGGCTAACGCAATAGCGCCCAGCCCCGCACTGGATTGCCCCAGAAACGTCCGGCGGCTGAATTGGTCATGTATTTCATCCTGAATATCCATTGTCCTCTGCCCTATCGTTTAATGATCGCTTCGTCGAAATTCATGATCGTGCTGGCTACTACGGTCCAGGCAGCTAACTCAGCCCGGTTTATATGCTTATCGACAGGGTATTCACCCACCGACAGGAGTTCGTTTGCCCGTTTGGGATTCTTTTTAAAGTCAGCCAGTTCTTCGGTATAGAGTTGGTTCACCAGCGTTAATTCTTCGGGCCGCGCCGGACGGCTGACAACCGCTTTAAAGACAGCCGTAATACCCGCCGAAGCATTGGTGACTGGCAGTAGATGTTGCGCCAGCACTCGGGCAGCTTCCACAAACTGTGGGTCATTCAGGGTAACCAGTGCCTGGAGGGGCGTACTGGTTTTCTGCCGTTTCACCACACAGGTATGCCGTTCGGCCGCATCGAAATTTAACATCATCGGCGCGGGCGATGAGCGTTTCCAGATCGTGTACATGGAACGGCGGTAGAGGCTATCGCCTTGACTTTGAACATACTTTACGGCATTTCGTGTAGCTAAAGCCTCCCAGATGCCTGCCGGTTGGTAAGGCCGCACACTTGGACCACCAACACGCTGGGTGAGCAATCCGCTGGCTGCGAGGGCGTTGTCGCGCACTTGCTCGGCCGACATTCGATAGCTTGGTCCACGGGTCAGGAATGTATTATCCGGATCGATTTCCCGTACGTTCTCAGGCACGCTCGATGCCTGGCGATAGGTGGCCGACATAACGATCATCTTATGCATGGCTTTCGTATTCCATTGCCCGCCCGATTTTAGGTCGCCCATGTTGCGGAATTTTATGGCTAGGTAATCAAGCAATTCCGGGTGGCTTGGCAAAGCGCCCTGATTTCCAAAGTCATCGCTATTTTTGGCGAGTCCCTGTCCAAAATACTGTTGCCACATCCGGTTCACCATTACCCGACTGAACAGCGGATTTTCGGGCGCCAGTAACCACTTAGCCAGACCAAGCCGATTTTTGGGCATACCCTCAGGCAAGGGATTGAGGCTGTGCAAAACAGCCGGCGTAACAACTTCGCCGGGAGCATCGTAAGCACCCCGCTTCAGGAGGTGAGTTTCGCGCG
It encodes:
- a CDS encoding DUF1501 domain-containing protein; this encodes MDIQDEIHDQFSRRTFLGQSSAGLGAIALASLLNPTKLFGGSSAPGENPAVGKPHFPPKVKRVIYLFQSGAPSQLELFDYKPKLETMWGQDLPASVRNGQRLTGMSAGQSRFPLAASKYKFAQYGPGQMWLSELLPHTARIAGDLTFVRSLHTEAINHDPAVTFFQTGSQQAGRPSFGSWISYGLGSDNQNLPAFVVLLSKGRDGDQPLYAKLWSNGFLPSVHQGVVFRSGPDPVYYLNNPPGVDKTSRRRMLDYLTKLHQEQYKHVLDPEINNRMAQYEMAYRMQTSVPETLDISKEPDYIFDMYGPDSRKPGTFAANCLLARKLVEKDVKFVQLYHQGWDQHGNLPNDIKTQAKSVDQPSAALIMDLKQRGLLDDTLVIWGGEFGRGAYSQGKLTRDNYGRDHHPRAFSVWMAGAGVKKGMVYGETDDFGYNVVRDPVHVHDFQATILHLLGVDHEKLTFKSQGRRYRLTDVHGQVVKPLLA